From a region of the Penaeus vannamei isolate JL-2024 chromosome 2, ASM4276789v1, whole genome shotgun sequence genome:
- the LOC113823516 gene encoding uncharacterized protein has translation MVDNRSNKSVGTSHSCKSSRSEISVAEEELERLQFIKEQNEHAREEERRIFELQQRIRRMKTSSEPARSRPGSSCGDSREDERHPRPHSFNNMCSNWIATSVEPHHKSGNQDPQVSRESEVNVTEGPVHFAVNAAIVPETPLPKWSTPVSPVLNGANIAQGKLPITPLTTIPEPNENLLTRSNLHPSAAPFANINRVPCCHTSGHDFTSHPSPSRTLNMDEVAQMVCAMNQSVLTQQEQARISLLPPVKLERFDGDFSKFTQFCRTFEWNVESNTNDPRRRLTQLYNQLDGPPKDLIEGCLVTPDHGYDEAWRMLREEYENSSELLESFISKLFAWKDIEVGDAEGLKKYGSYLFNVEMALGHNICRMELRETISKIFGKLPRYLRTKWASRCVDPGTKSASSFSALVKFVKDQARVAEEIRYIEAGRGKPSHTTNKPIIIRKPVNSLNVHALDMNAMDMTPSTSDKCHCCNGQGHKLFACYKFGRKDVDERWDIVTHNKLCFRCLKPGHGHRFCNDKSQCDRCGAYYHHTLLHRPIAKSFAPSRKYKRSPTGSVEVFSNENIPDCYEKLGTPSSSTGGGIEAKGSVTPSVNSPLTDALPCANILDCEPDGRIMMKILPVRVNNSVSTYAFIDGGAAPTLAARSFIQRLGIQGLPVRQAMKTENGIFMCNERVPLMLSSIGGGNNITVNEVYITDKLSITTHSMMPVNWTKKWFHLTDVDLQRLPGDNQEVELIIGLNSILNRHILDQRNGTDDEPSAYLTRFGWVVFGPTGPRNPLTAPVYHISPTQDLGECLREHFNADFWEKEVHSQREDSLEDELFSDKISQSIHQESGKYVVKLPFRDSSPLPNNREMAVRRMKSLKRKLESDKTFKETYITQMEKNISKQYAEIVPPSGLERNDGRIWYMPHHAVRHPTKLKVRVVYDLKAKFNGTSLNDHLLQGPDLTNPLIGVLMRFRHGHYAVTADIEEMFYQVKVPLEDRDVFRFLWWSDGDINKPVSDYRMNVHVFGARSSPSCVNYALRKTAEDHSEVFDEQAVTAIIQSFYVDNLLLAHDDKERLIKIIKDLIALCNAGGWRLNQWTANNKDVLKKIPESERDASVASLDLSKDDLPVERTLGVHWSMAEDCFTFKICLGDKPLTRRGVLSIVASIYDPLGMVAPLTLPAKMILQDMCQMQLGWDENMGVKEAARWRKWLEQLPKLSRFKLPRSLVPISFGSVISYQLHHFADASQSGYGTASYLKMVNASERVYCTLVMARARVAPLKPTTIPRLELTAATVAARMDCKLRKELGLKLEDSVFWTDSTSVLKYLFNQKARYHTFVANRVNLIRELSSASAWRYVDIE, from the coding sequence ATggttgacaatagaagtaataaatctGTGGGCACATCACACAGTTGCAAGTCTTCCCGCTCAGAAATATCAGTAGCTGAGGAGGAGTTAGAACGGCTTCAGTTCATCAAAGAGCAAAATGAACATGCAcgtgaggaagaaagacgaatctTTGAGCTGCAACAGAGAATTAGAAGGATGAAAACCTCATCAGAACCAGCCAGGTCAAGACCTGGCTCCTCTTGTGGAGacagcagagaggatgagagacaccctcgccctcactcctttAACAACATGTGTAGCAACTGGATTGCAACAAGCGTAGAACCCCATCATAAAAGTGGAAATCAGGACCCACAAGTGAGTCGTGAAAGTGAAGTCAACGTGACTGAAGGGCCAGTCCACTTTGCTGTCAATGCTGCCATAGTCCCTGAAACTCCCCTACCTAAATGGTCAACTCCAGTCAGTCCTGTACTAAATGGAGCTAATATTGCCCAAGGTAAGCTCCCCATTACACCACTTACTACCATTCCAGAACCAAATGAGAACCTATTGACAAGGAGTAACCTACATCCTTCAGCTGCTCCTTTTGCAAACATCAACAGAGTACCTTGCTGCCATACCTCAGGCCATGATTTCACCAGCCATCCATCACCTTCAAGGACACTGAATATGGATGAAGTGGCTCAGATGGTTTGTGCTATGAACCAGTCAGTTTTAACCCAACAAGAACAGGCTCGCATATCATTACTCCCTCCAGTTAAATTAGAACGTTTTGATGGAGATTTTTCGAAATTCACTCAGTTCTGTAGGACATTTGAATGGAATGTGGAGAGCAACACTAATGATCCAAGGCGAAGGCTCACACAGCTCTACAACCAGTTGGATGGCCCACCAAAGGACCTTATTGAAGGTTGCCTTGTGACACCTGACCATGGATATGACGAAGCGTGGAGGATGctgagagaagaatatgaaaactcCAGTGAACTCCTCGAGTCCTTCATCTCAAAATTATTTGCATGGAAAGACATTGAAGTTGGAGATGCAGAAGGTCTAAAGAAATACGGCTCCTACCTATTTAATGTAGAGATGGCCTTAGGTCATAATATCTGCCGGATGGAGTTGCGTGAGACAATATCCAAAATTTTTGGTAAGCTACCGAGATACTTGAGAACCAAGTGGGCCTCGAGATGTGTAGATCCTGGCACTAAATCTGCAAGTTCATTCTCTGCACTTGTTAAATTTGTTAAAGATCAAGCCAGGGTAGCAGAGGAAATACGTTATATTGAAGCAGGAAGAGGTAAGCCAAGTCACACGACCAATAAACCCATCATCATTCGGAAGCCTGTAAATAGTCTAAATGTCCATGCTCTGGATATGAATGCAATGGATATGACCCCAAGTACCAGCGATAAATGCCACTGTTGTAATGGCCAAGGACATAAGCTTTTTGCATGTTATAAGTTCGGCAGGAAAGATGTTGACGAACGATGGGATATTGTCACACACAACAAGCTATGTTTTCGCTGCTTAAAACCCGGCCATGGCCATCGTTTCTGTAATGACAAGAGCCAGTGCGATCGATGTGGTGCCTACTATCACCACACACTGTTACACCGGCCAATAGCAAAGAGTTTTGCACCATCCCGTAAGTACAAGAGATCTCCAACTGGGAGTGTTGAGGTGTTCAGCAATGAGAACATACCTGACTGTTACGAGAAATTGGGTACACCTAGTTCCTCAACTGGGGGTGGCATAGAAGCCAAGGGAAGTGTGACCCCAAGTGTTAATTCTCCATTAACAGATGCTCTACCCTGTGCTAATATTCTTGATTGTGAGCCTGATGggaggattatgatgaagatcCTGCCTGTCCGAGTGAATAACAGCGTCTCCACTTACGCCTTCATAGATGGTGGTGCTGCACCAACTCTGGCTGCTCGAAGCTTCATACAACGTTTGGGAATCCAAGGCCTACCAGTGAGGCAagcaatgaaaactgaaaatggaATATTCATGTGCAACGAGCGTGTACCACTTATGTTGAGCAGCATAGGCGGTGGAAATAACATTACCGTAAATGAAGTGTACATTACAGACAAACTCAGCATAACTACTCACAGCATGATGCCCGTGAACTGGACTAAAAAATGGTTTCATCTGACTGATGTGGATCTACAAAGATTGCCTGGCGACAATCAAGAGGTGGAACTTATAATTGGACTCAATAGCATTTTGAACCGTCACATACTCGACCAGAGAAATGGGACTGATGACGAACCCTCAGCCTATCTTACCAGATTTGGCTGGGTTGTCTTTGGACCAACTGGCCCCAGGAACCCTTTGACTGCCCCGGTATATCATATTTCCCCAACACAAGATCTTGGCGAGTGTTTACGAGAGCACTTCAATGCTGACTTTTGGGAGAAGGAAGTTCATTCCCAACGTGAAGATTCGCTGGAAGATGAGTTATTTTCCGATAAGATCTCACAGTCCATCCATCAAGAATCGGGTAAATATGTAGTCAAACTCCCCTTCAGGGACAGTAGTCCACTTCCAAACAATCGTGAAATGGCTGTACGTAGAATGAAAAGCCTCAAAAGGAAGCTGGAATCTGACAAGACTTTCAAGGAGACATACATCActcaaatggaaaagaatataagTAAACAGTATGCTGAAATAGTACCTCCATCAGGATTAGAACGAAATGATGGTAGAATATGGTACATGCCACATCATGCTGTGCGTCATCCCACTAAGCTGAAGGTACGTGTCGTCTATGACCTTAAAGCTAAATTCAATGGCACTTCCCTAAATGACCATCTTCTTCAAGGGCCAGACCTCACAAATCCTCTAATAGGGGTACTCATGCGGTTCAGGCATGGTCACTATGCAGTCACAGCGGACATCGAGGAGATGTTTTATCAGGTCAAGGTTCCCCTAGAGGATCGTGATGTGTTCCGTTTTTTATGGTGGTcagatggtgatatcaataagcCTGTAAGTGATTACCGAATGAATGTTCATGTTTTTGGTGCTAGATCCTCTCCTAGCTGTGTAAATTATGCCTTAAGGAAGACTGCTGAGGACCACAGTGAGGTTTTTGATGAACAAGCTGTCACTGCCATAATACAAAGTTTTTATGTTGATAATCTCCTGCTGGCCCATGAtgacaaagagagactgataaaaatcatcaaagaTCTCATTGCTCTCTGTAATGCAGGTGGTTGGCGTCTGAACCAATGGACAGCCAATAACAAGGACGTGCTCAAGAAGATTCCTGAATCCGAGAGGGATGCGTCGGTTGCTTCTCTAGACCTCAGTAAGGATGATCTCCCAGTTGAAAGGACCTTGGGTGTACACTGGTCGATGGCCGAAGATTGCTTCACATTCAAAATCTGCCTTGGCGACAAGCCACTAACACGCCGAGGAGTTTTATCTATCGTAGCATCTATATATGACCCACTTGGCATGGTGGCGCCCTTGACACTGCCAGCAAAAATGATTCTTCAAGACATGTGTCAGATGCAGTTAGGCTGGGATGAAAATATGGGTGTTAAGGAAGCTGCTCGTTGGAGAAAATGGTTGGAACAGTTACCAAAATTGTCAAGATTTAAGCTGCCACGAAGCCTAGTGCCCATTTCCTTTGGTTCCGTCATTTCTTATCAGCTCCATCATTTTGCAGATGCAAGTCAGTCTGGTTATGGCACAGCCTCCTACTTGAAGATGGTAAATGCCTCGGAAAGGGTATACTGCACTTTGGTTATGGCACGAGCAAGAGTTGCACCTCTGAAACCGACAACTATTCCAAGACTAGAACTGACGGCTGCCACCGTTGCAGCTCGAATGGACTGTAAATTACGAAAGGAACTGGGGTTGAAATTGGAAGATTCAGTCTTTTGGACAGACAGCACTTCAGTGCTCAAGTACTTGTTCAATCAGAAGGCTCGTTACCACACCTTTGTCGCAAATCGAGTGAACCTAATCCGAGAACTGTCTTCAGCAAGTGCTTGGAGATATGTAGACATAGAGTAA
- the LOC113823515 gene encoding uncharacterized protein — MWIRGPRFLHEPESSWPQVPEDVKHGSLEDDVEVKVSVMVCETVTTVMSFIEEFASRFSNWQKFVRCHAWVRRFLKRKYVPKLPDVNCLSSKEITDAETHIWKLVQQENYSSEIISLSRKPDGRVQASSKIVRLRPFLQDGLLRVGGRLRHSGRHFNATHPIILPNKSSLVKLMVRWHHEKLAHCGQNYLLSELRQKFWVVHANAVARSVVRSCMKCRAICARPMTQEMADLPEDRIIPGLPPFTHTGTDCFGPFLIRKGRSNLKRYGIVFTCLTSRAVHIEVMDSMETDSFINALRRFTARRGPVKSIRSDNGTNLVGAEKVLRQELQLLDQTAICDTMSTRGISWCFNPPHASHFGGVWERQIRSIRRVLSGICYQQTLTDDSLHTLFCEVEAIINGRPLTRVTDDPDCLQPLTPSMLLNLKGSPGPVMNTDNKNLYARRRWKQVQYLADLFWKRWSKEYLPLLQERQKWNIKRRVVKKGDIVLALDERLPRGTWPLARVIEVMCDSDGHVRSAKLKTVSGEYIRPISKMCLLLESEINTEN, encoded by the coding sequence ATGTGGATTAGAGGACCAAGATTTCTTCATGAACCTGAATCCAGCTGGCCACAAGTTCCAGAAGATGTTAAACATGGATCACTGGAAGATGATGTAGAAGTAAAGGTGTCTGTCATGGTATGTGAGACAGTGACAACAGTAATGTCATTCATTGAGGAGTTTGCCTCTCGTTTCTCGAACTGGCAGAAGTTTGTGCGTTGTCATGCATGGGTCAGACGATTCTTGAAGCGAAAGTATGTACCCAAGTTGCCTGACGTTAATTGCCTTAGTAGCAAAGAAATAacagatgcagaaacacacatatggaaATTAGTTCAACAAGAGAACTACTCATCTGAAATTATCTCACTGTCACGAAAGCCAGATGGGAGAGTACAAGCCTCAAGCAAGATAGTGAGATTAAGACCTTTTCTACAAGATGGCTTGCTTAGAGTAGGTGGGCGCCTAAGACACTCTGGGCGTCACTTCAATGCCACTCATCCAATTATCCTACCCAATAAGTCATCTTTGGTGAAGCTGATGGTGAGGTGGCATCACGAGAAGTTAGCTCACTGTGGTCAGAACTATCTTCTCTCTGAGTTAAGACAAAAATTTTGGGTTGTACATGCAAATGCTGTTGCACGTTCTGTGGTAAGGAGTTGCATGAAGTGCAGGGCCATCTGTGCACGACCAATGACTCAAGAAATGGCTGACCTTCCTGAAGATCGTATTATACCAGGCCTGccaccatttacacacacaggcaccgacTGTTTTGGACCCTTTCTCATCAGGAAAGGCAGGTCAAACCTTAAGAGATATGGCATAGTCTTTACATGCCTAACATCACGTGCAGTCCATATTGAGGTCATGGACTCAATGGAAACGGACTCATTTATCAACGCTCTTCGACGATTTACAGCAAGACGAGGTCCAGTGAAGTCCATCAGATCCGACAATGGCACAAACCTGGTGGGTGCAGAGAAAGTTCTTCGTCAGGAGCTCCAGCTTCTTGATCAAACTGCCATCTGTGACACCATGTCAACTAGAGGCATCTCATGGTGCTTCAATCCACCACATGCTTCACATTTCGGTGGAGTCTGGGAACGTCAGATTCGCTCTATCAGGCGTGTTTTGAGTGGTATTTGCTATCAACAGACACTAACTGATGATAGTCTTCACACTCTGTTCTGTGAAGTTGAAGCCATCATTAACGGCAGACCCTTGACCAGAGTTACGGACGACCCTGATTGCCTGCAACCACTGACTCCGAGCATGCTGCTGAACTTGAAGGGTTCACCTGGTCCAGTCATGAATACCGATAACAAGAATCTGTATGCTCGTCGGCGCTGGAAGCAGGTGCAGTACTTGGCTGACCTCTTTTGGAAGAGGTGGTCTAAAGAGTATCTACCTCTCCTCCAAGAGCGCCAAAAGTGGAACATTAAACGGCGTGTTGTCAAGAAAGGAGACATAGTTTTAGCCTTGGATGAGAGGCTGCCCAGAGGTACATGGCCTCTTGCTCGAGTGATAGAGGTAATGTGTGATAGTGATGGACATGTGCGCAGTGCTAAACTGAAAACTGTCAGTGGAGAATATATCCGGCCTATTAGCAAGATGTGCCTTCTCTTAGAAAGTGAGATCAATACTGAAAACTAG
- the LOC113829129 gene encoding facilitated trehalose transporter Tret1-2 homolog codes for MLKWLRRGPPAAQGDAEGFVMGEVSQRPPDASLPQEEDTTPNGRQRREEEAAARRGTSGEGGPHASPEASRQVLAALTSAFVHLGIGSVLGFSGVTLPELTDPVSPDLFLNTSQAALFSSVINLGAAVGSTAAGAPQVWLGQRVMLLLTLPVSLAAWLLMAAAPKAWMVIAARALQGLTMGFLAGSSNNYVVELAHTKFRGLLMALLDVSRQLGYLLVYATGSTSLSWRQVARVCGVVTHLLPLLGLLCLPNSPRWLAAQGRLGEARVALKFFRGRHYDCDQEMTDIAQTREEGRCSPRSQLQVMKNPEILGRIVLLAFLLFISNFTGNFVVSAYVVPIFEAAEVVASPYAAAVIVGCVRVVGTLFYLAVVDRADRKVLLVSSTLVCAASMALLGSFFYDHENSDDVSHQRWLPLASVTAFTLAASTAFPVLSLFRSEILPTSVRATAVAFLYSVFFIGAFCASQSYPGATLVLGHHGTFWAYSAFAVLVATVGGLALPETRDRSLEQINGFQNQRLRNQSNGEASC; via the exons ATGCTCAAATGGCTGAGGCGAGGACCACCGGCCGCGCAGGGGGACGCTGAGGGCTTCGTCATGGGCGAGGTTTCCCAGCGGCCCCCCGACGCCTCTCTCCCGCAGGAGGAGGACACGACGCCCAACGGGAGGCAGCGGCGCGAGGAGGAGGCCGCCGCACGGAGGGGCACGTCCGGCGAGGGCGGCCCTCACGCGAGCCCGGAGGCGTCGCGCCAGG TGCTGGCGGCGCTGACGTCCGCCTTCGTCCACCTCGGGATCGGCAGCGTCCTGGGCTTCTCCGGCGTGACCTTGCCCGAGCTGACTGACCCGGTCTCTCCTGACCTGTTCCTGAACACCTCCCAGGCTGCCCTCTTCA GCAGCGTGATCAACCTGGGCGCGGCGGTGGGCTCGACGGCCGCGGGGGCGCCGCAGGTGTGGCTGGGCCAGAGGGTGATGCTGCTCCTGACGCTGCCGGTGTCGCTGGCGGCCTGGCTGCTCATGGCTGCTGCGCCCAAGGCCTGGATGGTGATAGCCGCTCGCGCCCTGCAGGGCCTCACCATGGGCTTCCTGGCCGGCTCCTCCAACAACTACGTGGTGGAGCTGGCCCACACGAAGTTCCGAGGCCTCCTGATGGCCTTGCTCGACGTGTCGCGCCAGCTCGGCTACCTGCTCGTGTACGCCACGGGCAGCACCTCCCTCAGCTGGCGGCAGGTGGCGCGCGTGTGCGGCGTGGTGACGCACCTGCTGCCCCTGCTAGGCCTCCTCTGCCTTCCGAACTCCCCTCGCTGGCTGGCCGCGCAGGGGCGGCTCGGCGAGGCGCGGGTCGCCCTCAAGTTCTTCCGCGGCCGCCACTACGACTGCGACCAAGAGATGACGGACATCGCCCAGACCCGGGAGGAAGGGCGTTGCAGCCCGAGGAGTCAGCTGCAGGTGATGAAGAATCCTGAAATCCTCGGCAGGATTGTGCTGCTCGCCTTCCTGCTCTTCATCTCCAACTTCACCGGGAACTTCGTCGTCAGCGCCTACGTGGTTCCGATCTTCGAGGCGGCGGAGGTGGTGGCCAGCCCCTACGCGGCCGCCGTCATCGTCGGCTGCGTGCGAGTCGTCGGGACGCTGTTCTACCTGGCCGTGGTGGACCGCGCCGACCGCAAGGTCCTGCTGGTGTCTTCGACGCTCGTCTGCGCCGCGTCAATGGCTCTTCTCGGCTCCTTCTTCTACGACCACGAGAACTCCGACGACGTGAGCCACCAGCGCTGGCTCCCCTTGGCCTCCGTCACCGCCTTCACGCTGGCGGCCAGCACGGCCTTCCCTGTCCTGAGCCTCTTCCGGAGCGAAATTCTGCCCACCTCCGTCCGCGCCACGGCGGTCGCCTTCCTCTACTCCGTGTTCTTCATCGGCGCCTTTTGCGCGTCCCAGTCCTACCCCGGCGCCACCTTGGTGCTCGGCCACCATGGAACCTTCTGGGCGTACAGCGCCTTCGCCGTCCTCGTGGCGACGGTGGGCGGGCTCGCCCTCCCCGAGACGCGGGACCGAAGTCTCGAGCAGATCAATGGCTTTCAGAACCAGCGACTGCGAAATCAGTCGAACGGCGAAGCCTCCTGCTGA
- the LOC138865640 gene encoding uncharacterized protein, which translates to MKEQVKKEYTSRVRNILKSKLNGGNIISAINSRAVSVVRYGAGIIKWTKNELEEMDRKTRKLMTMYGAQHPKADVDRLYLKRYDGGRGLLGVEDCVQAEVNSLDKHFRASEENILKEVNISSMLENKKHGQSREDIQKSHKEGYENKGLHGQFHKATQKHKIKPFCTRNLRKRVYGEDIDSSCRVRGAAEETVAHIVSECQKLAQKEYKEVRHDNVAKVIHWKLCEKWGFEKYDQWYTHKPEKVLESDECKILWDFPLQTGKTLEHNTPDITVIEKNSKKCLLIDPACPFDTRIEKKEEEKCNNYCDLKYEIARMWRMKEVEVIPAVVGALGSVTKD; encoded by the exons ATGAAAGAACAAGTGAAGAAAGAATATACCAGCAGGGTCAGAAACATATTGAAATCAAAGTTAAACGGAGGAAATATAATCTCAGCCATTAATTCAAGAGCGGTGTCAGTTGTCAGATACGGAGCAGGAATCATAAAGTGGACAAAGAATGAATTGGAGGAAATggacaggaaaacaagaaagctGATGACAATGTATGGGGCGCAACACCCAAAAGCAGATGTTGATAGGTTGTACTTAAAAAGATATGATGGTGGAAGGGGCTTGCTTGGCGTTGAAGACTGTGTGCAGGCAGAAGTCAACAGTCTTGATAAGCACTTCCGCGCGTCAGAAGAAAACATTTTGAAGGAAGTAAACATCAGTAGTATGCTTGAGAACAAGAAGCATGGGCAGAGCAGAGAGGATATACAGAAAAGTCATAAAGAGGGATACGAGAACAAAGGATTGCATGGACAGTTCCACAAAGCTACACAGAAA CACAAGATCAAGCCCTTTTGCacaaggaatttgaggaaaagagtctaTGGAGAGGATATTGATTCAAGTTGTAGAGTGCGTGGTGCTGCAGAAGAAACAGTGGCACATATTGTGTCAGAATGCCAGAAACTAGCGCAGAAGGAATACAAAGAAGTTAGACATGACAATGTTGCAAAAGTGATCCACTGGAAATTATGTGAAAAATGGGGATTTGAAAAATATGATCAGTGGTACACACACAAGCCTGAAAAAGTATTGGAATCCGACGAGTGCAAGATTTTATGGGATTTCCCCTTACAAACAGGCAAGACACTGGAACACAATACACCGGATATCACTGTAAttgagaaaaatagcaaaaaatgccTTCTTATTGACCCAGCGTGCCCATTTGACACTCgcattgaaaagaaagaagaagaaaagtgcaacaattactgcgacttgaaatatgagattgcaagaatgtggagaatgaaagaagtcGAAGTAATCCCTGCAGTTGTAGGGGCATTAGGATCTGTGACGAAAGACTGA